From Hermetia illucens chromosome 6, iHerIll2.2.curated.20191125, whole genome shotgun sequence, one genomic window encodes:
- the LOC119660054 gene encoding uncharacterized protein LOC119660054 gives MVDHTRTLLFIVCSMKVLMSDVTPACFHVELGAMRVVANNAIIIFNSTNYTLTYFGFTLDLLQALINPTFKLIITRWKPDKIEEEVLFNQTTLVCQLVRLSRRFPFMESALRATLLFTNITLKCPIPPARYAIFNAKLGKVFPAGFFYKPNTIVTMDLSYHEHGPSDNVDFIAQVLINFIIKQQCRGGNRF, from the exons ATGGTTGACCACACTAGGACCTTACTTTTTATAGTATGTTCTATGAAAGTATTAATGAGCGATGTGACACCG GCATGTTTCCATGTTGAGTTGGGAGCAATGAGGGTCGTCGCCAACAACgcaataattattttcaactCAACCAACTACACCCTCACCTACTTTGGCTTCACATTGGACCTACTTCAAGCACTCATAAATCCGACTTTCAAATTAATAATTACGCGTTGGAAACCGGACAAAATAGAGGAAGAAGTCCTGTTCAATCAAACAACCCTCGTTTGCCAGCTGGTTCGTTTATCCAGACGTTTCCCTTTTATGGAGTCGGCTCTTCGCGCCACACTTTTATTtaccaatatcacactaaaatgccCCATTCCGCCTGCTCGTTACGCTATTTTCAACGCAAAGCTTGGAAAAGTATTTCCAGCAGGATTTTTCTACAAACCAAACACGATTGTGACAATGGATTTAAGTTACCATGAACACGGCCCAAGTGATAATGTTGATTTTATAGCTCAAgtgttaattaattttattataaaacaGCAGTGCAGGGgaggaaaccgattttaa